The DNA sequence CTCGTTCTCCTCGAATTCGCACAGGCAAACAGCGCACTCTGGGATCGGTTTCTCCGGGTGAGTCTTGGAGGAGTAGAGAAAGACTGGGATGGCCTTGAGCACGGACGAGTCGAGGCCGCGGGTGGGGACGGTGACTGTGGCGGCGGAGGCGTTGGGGTTAGAGTCCACGTAGAAAACGAAGTTGTTGCGGCGACGATTGCGACGAATGTTGCGACGGCGCGCGCGGAGGAGGTACCAGCGGGCGTAGAGATGGAGGCAAACCATGAGGATGACAACGAAGAACAAGATCACTATCGCGCTCAGCATGATTTTGCCTCTGAGAGCGTAGCCGGGGAGATTGTCATGAGGCAATTCATCATCTTGCCCGGCCATTGTGGTCGTCGACTCggcggggagagagagagagagagagagatgttgggCAGAGAAGTGGAGTAGGGAAGGGAgtgcttaaaataaaaaagaaaggaattgGGAGGGGAGCACAGATGCCTAGAGGCAAGAGAAGGGAAGGTTCTTGGAGGGTTTCAGTCAGAGTTGCCAAGACTATAAAAAAGAGAGGTTTTTTCCAAGAGAACTGCTACTAGCCTACTACCCTTGCAGTCTATGAGACGCCTCTGTTGACGCGGTTTTAAACGAATTGACATCTCTACCCCCCTTCATTTACAAGAAAACAGGATGCTCtcctttcttatttatttttaattaaaagaaattgacaTCTCTACCCCCCCCTTCATTcacaattaatttatttataaattaatataatttaatgtaatatattaaaattttaaattatttttattataaaataaatttaactattaTGCAAAATCacatgagtttaattttaatgaaatatgttCGTTTGAGTAGGTATTAAGTATCAATTTTCATATCTTAAACAAATGCATTATGCACGGGACACAGGCCACGCCACCAGACAGCTAGACTAACAAGTCATTTACTCCTACGTGTGTTGGGAAAGGGGAGTGGAGTAAGTCatatccaaaaaatatatatatatatatatattaaaaatgttatattttaataatatattaatttttttatttttttatttaatattttttctctcattttttaaaaaattttaatatttaaaatctcatactacatatcacatttattttattttttttaatttttaatttttaatttaatcttattaaattaattgagttgatCTATTAATCATCCATACACTACATTGttaaaagataaacaaaattaaaagatgtgTGATGTGTAGGATgctaagtaaaattattttttctcaaaacttcataaaacatcttaactcaaataattttattattaattcacagatttctcatctcatctcaacgtCTAAACGAGGCCTTACAAATTCTCACCAAATCCATCTTAGACAAGatccaaaatactaaaaaataaaagcaaaccaACTAGTTGCAAGTAAGGATGTAATCGGTTTGGTTTATTTTGATTTCGACTTGTTTTGGAATTGAACCGATCTAGTCAGTTTTGAGATTCTAGTAAATTAAACCGACCAATTAATCCAAGGAACTAGAATTCTCTAATTTGGTTCGCTTTTATAGGTTTGATTCAATTTTGGACTTTTTGTAGAGCTGGTTGGCTTTTCTAACTCAAATAAATAAGCCTTTTAACTTAAATATGATTGagtccaaaatattattttcaactcAAAACACCGTGCATAtaccaaattaacaaaataaatgctaaaaacaattagtcaaaatacactaattagtttaattaaaacatgcatttaataaTACCATATCATAAGTAGCTTGGACAGTTTTTCACCAAAACCCAATCTTTTGAGCATAGCTTGCAAAAAAGGCCATTCCACTCTATCATAGGCCTTTGATATATCTAGCTTAATGGCCATATGACCTGATTTACCCTTTTGTTTGGTCTGCATTGTATGAAGTAATTCAAAAGCCACCATAATATTGTCAGTTATAAGCCTACCGGGATAAAAGCACTTTGATTCTGTGATATAACCACATTCAGCACCTTTTTGATCCTATTAGCTAACACCTTCGAGATTAACTTATACAAAACATTGCATAAACTAATCGGTCTAAAATCCATCACAGATTTTGGATCCTTTACCTTTGGAATCAAAGCTATATATGAGTATGATTTAGACCTGAGGgcatcacccccccccccccccccccaatttaGGAAACTCAAAACAGCCAAACATACCTTCCTTTCCCACTAAACTCCAgtgtttttggaaaaaaaccAGCCCCAAAGCCATCGGGATCCGGGGACTTCCATGCTGACATTTGCTTCAAAGCCCCCTCCACTTCCTAAAAGGAGAAATCCCTTTCTAACTCCCCTCTCATATCTTCATTAATCCTCGAGTCAGTGGAGGAAATACACTCTTCAATCTCACGGATGGATGGGTGTGTTGTTGTAAAGAGTTCAGAAAAACAACCCATAAAAGCCTCATCAATATCTGCTTTTTCCTTCATCAATTGCCCCTGGGCATTTTCGATTTCCACAATGGTGTTCTTTTTTCTCCTCTGAGTTGCACAAGCATGAAAATACTTGGTATTGCGGTCCCCTTGTTGCAGCCAGTGACTATTTGCCCTCTGTTTCCACCAAACATTCTCTTGATCAAGCAGTGTACTCAGTCTCCCACTAATCAGCTTAATTTCAGTTATCTTCTCAGGACCCTCAGTTTCTTTTAGGATCTTTAGCTTATCAGTCAATTCCTTTATAGTTCCACTCCTTTTTTCATCTGCCTCCTTAGACCAATGGCACAGAGCTTGTCTACAAGAAATAAGTTTGTTTTGAACCCCTCCTGATTGATACTTCCAGGCCCTCTCTATTACTTTCCCACAATCCTCATCCTTATCCCAACACATTTCATATCTGAAAAACCTCTTATATCTTCTATTGTCCTTCCAACCCCTTGAACAACTTAAGAGTATAGGCAGATGATCTGAACACCAAGCCAAAACTGTCTCCACCTGGACCTCATCAAATCCTATCCTCCACTCTATATTTGCTACAGCTCGATCCAGTCTTTCTTTAATGAAAGTCTCATCTCCGTGCCCATTGCTCCAAGTGTACTTTATTCCTTTCCATCTGAGGTCCCTCAAACCCCCATCATCCAATGCATTCCTAAATTTTTCCATCTGCCCCTCCCTTCTTTCCCTTCCTCCCCATTTCTCATCTTGGGACACtatctcattgaaatccccaATCACACACCAACCAGTCTCAGTATAAGGTTTTAAATCAAACAATAGATCCCAGGACCTATCCCTTTTAGAAACATCAGGATCTCCATAAAACCCCGTTAGCAACCACCtttcattattcttttcatttctcaCCCAAACACTAATGTGCCATTAAGAGTAATTGCATAATTCCACTTCATCCACATCCTTCCACATCATCAGCAAACCCCCACCCAAACCTATTGGTTCCACCACAATGCAACCCTTAAAACCTCCTCTCCTTTGTATAGCTTCCACTTTATTAGAACGTAGTTTAGTCTCCATTAGAAAGACTATATCTGGCTGCTTTTCCTTGACAAGTTTGCCAAGGacttgaactgtccgagggttgccaagccctcgacaattccaactcaaaaccttcatTGATCTATGCGGGGCTGACTCTCAGCTCCCGCCATCAAACTTGTCACACTTTGCTCCTTACCCTCTTGCTCCATCTTAGATTTTTTAATAGCTCTACCCTTTATGTTATTGACCTCATCCTCCCCTACCAAACCTCTTTTTTCCCCAATAGAACTACCTTCCAGACCCTCAGATCTACCTATCCCCCTTgctcttcttttccattttccttttagaaCCACTGCATTACTATCCTTCCCCACCCCTTCAATTTCAGCACTCAAAACTTTCTCTGGCTCTCCTTCCCCTATTTTTTCAGTTCCATTTAGCTCCCCCCTCTCATTCTCATTGTTTTGTGCTATCTTCATCTTGTTTTTTCCACCAATATCCATCTCCTCCTCGCCCCTCACCCTTCCCAAAATCCTCTCATTTTCATAACCCACATTCTGACCTTCCACCACATCATACCCCTCACCCATACCCCCTTCTACCACTTTCCCAGAATAATATTCTCCCTCTCCACTTTCCTTCCTCCCACCAGCAATGTTAGTACTCTCAACATCCTTTCCCTTTCTGTTCCACCTATCCCCCCCTTCAGCCCCCTGCCCCTTATTATATCTTCTCCTAATCCAGGGATCAGCTCTCAGCCAAACACCAAATTGTTCATTCAACCCTCTCTCCTTAACAGTCCCTTCGAATCCCATTTCACACCCCTTATCCCCATGAACAATTCtaccacatttaaaacaaactCTAGGCAATTTTTCATAACGTAAATTCACCCACACCTCCTGACCATTAACTTTGATCAAACGTCCCCTTGTTATCGCCTTCATTAAAGGAATTTCAACTCTAACACGCAGAAATTTTCCCCAACCAATCTCATCATTAGGGACATCCACTTTTACTAACTTCCCCAGCGATTCACCAATCAATCTCCCTTTTTCCTTCGTCATACAAACCATTGGTAGATTGTGAATTTGAACCCAGAATAGTTCTTTATCAAACCTCCACTGATTTGGTTGAGCATATCCATCAAACATTTGTAGCGCGAAAAGATGATTGTCAAAAAGCCAAGGTCGTCCATCCATTACACGCATCTTGTCCACTTGGTTTCTGAATGTAATCACGAAAAGGTTCGCCCCAACCTCTCTGAATACAACTGGCTTACTCACCCTCCATATTTTCCCCATTGTTGCAGAGATAACATCCAAGCCAATGCTTCTATCCAGATATATTTTCCCTATAATGCTCCTGTCCCCATGTTCCCAAACCTCCTCTGAGTCATCAATTATTTCTAACACTTCTGATTCTTCCTCCGTAAGTCGCAAATTCTCCCACTGAACTTCCAGGCTCTTCATACCGCCCCCTGAACCACCTTCCATTTCTTTCTCGCCGCCGTCCACTTCCGCCGCGTTCCTTTCTTACCACCCGTGTTGTTCTGTAACAGTCTGTTCCGTCCCTCGCAAACTACAGAAAAAGTTCCTTACCACCACTAATTCAGTTAGAATCTTGGTAGACCCCACTTCACCCCACTTTTCTTCGAGAGAGAAAAGCGAGAGAAGACTCCTCAAAAATTTTTCCCTAACAAGAGATCCATATATATGCCCATTGATTCTTCATGTATAcccaagttttttaaatttgatttattatgttgTATGTACATTTAAATTAGCTTTGAATATGATAATATGAATTTTCATGAGTCATTTTCTTtgccttttattttgaaaacttaaGTTGAACAATATGCACACCTTTAagtagtttttaatttttgttatatgcaaacttttATATATCCTATAGACCCCTCTCTACATAAATCCTAACTCCATCCctgatgataaataataatatattaataactaaatattaatattcatgtttacgAGTAAGATTatatcaagaaaatataaataataatattaaaacttcatttatattaattttataatcagtTCTGCTTTAGAACAGATGGACCGTTCTCATGGGATTTAACACTCTCTAATGAAAGCTGGACATCTAAGCACTCCACATACTcgtttaagagaaatgatacttgcagttgtgagtgtgtaagcgctatgcagttgctttgaaaaaaatgaataaatacggaacccacatgaaaagaaattaattttttaatagtagatctcactctttttcaaagtgactgcactgtacttgcacactccacgattgtacgtagcattactcctCGTTTAATGAGCAGCATCACACaggataaaattgaaaatgtcGTCATCTTTCAATATTATGAAACCACTAGCTTTGCCGACTTCGGATCCAATATTTTGAATGGGGTCTCTGGAAATCGGGATTCCATTGAAGAGAGATAATCTTTTCCGCTATAATTCAGCTGGTAAAATCGAGATTCATCCATTTTTACAGAGACTTAGATCAAGGTTCTcaaggtttttgtttttcaagaaGTTGGATTACCTACCTCTTATGGATTTGTACAATCGTGTTCCTATTCTTTGTGGTGCTCTCCCAGATGCTTCGGCCTGGTTCGATGGTTGAAAGGTCAGGGGCtccatttgaaaatgaaatggtaGTGAGTTATAGGGATTTGAACATCTTGAAGGAGATGAGTGTGTTTGAATTTGGGGAGGATGTTCAATTTGAGGCTACTAAGCTTTTAGAGAAGTTTTAGAAAGAAGCTTTTAGAGCATTTTGGGTACATAAAGCCCTGGCTTGCATTGGTCAGTATTTGACTACTACTACTACGAATGCTTGTGGGTTATCAATTTCtatcatatgaaattttgtggcctctttcttttttaaagtcaATGGAATCCCTATACAACCAAGTAGACCATGGTTGGCTCCCCGTGGTGATCTCTGGGTCACGACGGCTTTGCAAGGGATGTATTTTGAATGGGGAGGAGAGGGATCCTATGATATTAGTTTAATTCCCTTTTTGAATTTATCTTTCTAATTCTCAGTTGATTGTTATGGACTTTGATattagttttaataatttaaataaagagtCCCATTTCATTTAACCCTATACTTCAAAAGACGATGCTACAGTTCTTGCTGGGAGTTTCCGCTAGAGTTATAGCATGTGTTTTCACgtgtttttatgtattttcttaaagtaattttttatataaatttttataatacttttaaatatttttaaaaaataaaataaatttagaacatcattaaaaacatttccttaattagaaagtaaaaacaaatcattaaaaaagatttccttaatcacgaagttttatattttttattttacttcgtgattaagaaagtattttttaataatattctaagtttttttattttttaaaaatattaaaaattat is a window from the Juglans regia cultivar Chandler chromosome 7, Walnut 2.0, whole genome shotgun sequence genome containing:
- the LOC118348929 gene encoding uncharacterized protein LOC118348929, yielding MEKFRNALDDGGLRDLRWKGIKYTWSNGHGDETFIKERLDRAVANIEWRIGFDEVQVETVLAWCSDHLPILLSCSRGWKDNRRYKRFFRYEMCWDKDEDCGKVIERAWKYQSGGVQNKLISCRQALCHWSKEADEKRSGTIKELTDKLKILKETEGPEKITEIKLISGRLSTLLDQENVWWKQRANSHWLQQGDRNTKYFHACATQRRKKNTIVEIENAQGQLMKEKADIDEAFMGCFSELFTTTHPSIREIEECISSTDSRINEDMRGELERDFSF